From Fibrobacter sp. UWB4, one genomic window encodes:
- a CDS encoding ABC-three component system protein, translating into MDNHNASPQALGYLYQVQCALLFLLNSEDEDIKVCIEKFDDISFHKDQNVIEQLQLKYHSKDGNITNSSVDFWRTLKVWIDAINADVTLLDSTRFYIITTNSIATDSVIEKIKKVNKNGEDKVDEIYNELRQIANDGLKNCDQKSQNHKFYSAFINFQENRAKSLIKSIVIIPDFYQPSEINACILRRIKPFTLSKTEHHVFETLTGWWYGKMILCLQNPQPTFISFNDLRLKISTILSDLSENTLPIDVTEKEITALASESNVQNILKQMQLINAKKSKINNAVQSYYRAYAQRSKWLKDALLYSDELDEYDERLNREWEFQFNEITDDLEDDSPEEQKVEAGKELYKKLMDKDIPIRSNLNDNTISRGSLNGLSNELKIGWHPDYKKRISGIEE; encoded by the coding sequence ATGGATAACCATAATGCATCACCTCAAGCTTTAGGATATCTTTATCAGGTACAATGTGCTTTATTGTTCCTTTTAAATTCTGAAGATGAAGACATCAAGGTTTGTATTGAAAAATTTGACGACATCAGTTTTCATAAAGACCAAAATGTCATTGAACAACTTCAATTAAAATATCATTCAAAAGACGGGAATATTACAAATTCAAGTGTTGATTTTTGGCGAACTTTAAAAGTTTGGATAGATGCGATTAATGCTGACGTGACTTTATTAGATTCAACAAGATTTTATATAATAACAACAAATAGTATCGCAACTGATTCTGTGATTGAGAAAATCAAAAAAGTCAACAAGAATGGCGAAGATAAAGTTGATGAAATATATAATGAACTGAGGCAAATTGCAAATGATGGGTTAAAAAATTGCGATCAAAAATCTCAAAATCATAAGTTTTATTCTGCTTTTATCAATTTCCAAGAAAATCGAGCAAAATCATTAATTAAATCTATCGTTATAATTCCAGATTTTTACCAGCCTTCTGAAATAAATGCATGTATTTTAAGAAGGATTAAACCTTTTACATTGTCAAAAACGGAACACCATGTCTTTGAAACCCTTACAGGATGGTGGTACGGCAAAATGATTTTATGCTTGCAGAATCCACAGCCCACATTTATTTCTTTTAACGATTTACGATTGAAAATAAGTACTATTCTTTCTGATTTGAGCGAAAATACATTGCCAATCGACGTAACAGAAAAGGAGATTACCGCCTTGGCATCAGAAAGTAATGTTCAAAACATCCTAAAACAAATGCAGCTGATAAATGCAAAAAAATCAAAAATTAATAATGCCGTTCAAAGTTATTACAGGGCATATGCACAGCGGTCTAAATGGTTAAAGGATGCATTATTGTATTCAGACGAGTTAGATGAATATGATGAACGGTTAAATAGAGAATGGGAATTTCAATTTAATGAAATTACAGATGACTTAGAGGATGATAGTCCAGAAGAACAAAAAGTAGAAGCGGGAAAAGAATTGTATAAAAAGTTAATGGACAAAGATATTCCTATACGTTCTAATCTGAATGACAACACAATAAGTCGTGGCAGTCTTAATGGCTTATCAAATGAATTAAAAATTGGTTGGCATCCTGATTATAAAAAAAGAATATCGGGTATCGAGGAGTAA
- a CDS encoding three component ABC system middle component encodes MRSWENRSKEIAYLLNPAYCGKILYSSIKKYNETSQRGNFPFALIYLILPLMLYPQVPEKINAKSRFSKFVTDNPELFINFGKRASSLTTITNEAIEFLMSGKLIVFNDDATLSCFESLKIPNDDLIKKSSALGKMLATAGSTNVIYLMLGVKP; translated from the coding sequence ATGCGGTCTTGGGAAAATCGTTCAAAAGAAATTGCTTATCTATTAAATCCTGCATATTGCGGAAAAATTTTGTATTCTTCCATAAAAAAATACAATGAGACTTCTCAAAGAGGCAATTTCCCATTTGCGTTAATCTATTTAATTTTGCCTTTGATGCTTTATCCACAAGTGCCTGAAAAAATTAATGCAAAGTCACGTTTTTCTAAATTCGTGACAGACAATCCTGAACTTTTTATCAATTTTGGGAAAAGGGCGAGCAGTCTTACAACAATAACAAATGAAGCTATAGAATTTTTAATGTCTGGGAAATTGATTGTTTTTAATGATGATGCAACATTGAGTTGTTTTGAATCTTTAAAAATACCAAACGATGATTTGATAAAAAAGTCGAGTGCTTTAGGAAAAATGCTTGCAACGGCAGGATCAACTAATGTTATTTATTTGATGCTAGGAGTAAAACCATGA
- a CDS encoding DUF3732 domain-containing protein, whose product MMQIEAIVIYGKNGERRILPFNPGKNNIISGVSKTGKSTVGQIIEYCFGSRQCEISAGVVRKYSDWFGMLLKLDEEKCFVARKNPDLDKKYCNTMYCEFSKNAEIPLKVDWVSNIDNEIFAKLITTRLGIEENIHFTPSNQTRNDLVANIKHSLFYCFQCQYEIASPINLFHKESEEFVKQAIKDTIPYFFGAVDKKQIDIKQELQELKRKLLLLERKEREKITIQGGKKRALQLLEEAIQVGLIDSSAYDSDADIAHLINVLRKIESSDITPLETFLSGEDNLTHLQVTLEQQRDRLNELKHKIDDVKRVLKVSDDYKDARTEQKERLESIGLFQKLTFAENTCPFCSQKTPEPFPAFEKLKKSLEELSRNLDNLNTNTSSLRAYLVQLNEEKRNLKEEIAKKKNEIEAIQNSIADAEKYKDLSVRRGKIIGRISLWLESYKEEPVVANDKDDLLRQIKEKEDLLSDETIRERMDSIFNIVSGYMTQWVDEIDLEYKDSIYRFSPYSATVFVDTIKEGAIPLKNLGSGSNWVGVHLLAYFAFQKYLIEKNRPVPSFILLDQPSQIYFPNQKDKTDWEAVKKIYAFIENRVKEMNGKLQIIVLDHADFPEDFDFKNATIERWDGENNALIPYEWINEE is encoded by the coding sequence ATGATGCAGATAGAAGCTATTGTCATTTATGGTAAGAATGGGGAGAGACGAATTCTTCCTTTTAATCCAGGTAAAAATAATATTATATCAGGAGTCTCCAAAACAGGGAAATCAACTGTTGGTCAGATAATTGAGTATTGCTTCGGAAGCCGACAATGTGAAATCTCCGCTGGAGTTGTAAGAAAATATTCTGATTGGTTTGGAATGCTGTTAAAGCTCGATGAGGAAAAATGCTTTGTCGCACGAAAAAATCCCGATTTAGATAAAAAATATTGCAATACAATGTATTGTGAATTTTCAAAAAATGCTGAAATTCCACTTAAAGTAGATTGGGTTTCAAATATTGATAATGAAATTTTTGCCAAACTAATAACAACAAGATTGGGTATAGAAGAAAACATCCATTTTACTCCGTCTAATCAAACTCGTAATGATCTTGTTGCAAATATAAAGCATTCCTTGTTTTATTGCTTTCAATGTCAATATGAAATAGCTAGTCCAATAAATTTATTTCATAAAGAATCAGAAGAATTTGTAAAACAAGCCATCAAAGATACGATACCTTATTTCTTTGGTGCTGTTGACAAAAAACAAATAGATATAAAGCAAGAACTGCAAGAATTAAAGAGAAAGCTTCTTTTACTAGAACGTAAAGAAAGAGAAAAAATAACCATACAAGGCGGGAAGAAAAGAGCTCTGCAACTGTTAGAAGAAGCCATACAAGTTGGTCTTATCGATTCCTCTGCGTATGATTCTGATGCTGATATCGCTCATTTAATCAATGTATTAAGAAAAATAGAAAGTTCTGACATCACTCCTCTAGAGACTTTTTTGTCTGGAGAAGACAACTTGACGCATCTTCAAGTTACCTTAGAACAACAACGAGATAGGTTAAATGAACTGAAACATAAAATTGATGATGTAAAGCGTGTGTTGAAAGTTTCAGACGATTATAAAGATGCTCGGACGGAACAAAAAGAAAGGCTAGAATCAATTGGGTTGTTCCAAAAACTAACTTTTGCAGAAAATACATGCCCGTTCTGTTCTCAAAAGACTCCAGAACCTTTCCCCGCTTTTGAAAAACTAAAAAAATCTTTGGAAGAATTGTCTAGAAATTTAGATAATCTAAATACTAATACATCTTCGTTAAGAGCATATTTGGTTCAACTAAATGAAGAAAAAAGAAATTTAAAGGAAGAGATTGCCAAAAAGAAAAATGAAATAGAAGCAATACAAAATTCAATAGCTGATGCTGAAAAATATAAAGATTTATCTGTCAGAAGAGGAAAAATCATTGGAAGAATTAGCTTATGGCTAGAAAGTTACAAGGAAGAACCTGTTGTTGCTAATGATAAGGATGATTTGCTGAGACAGATAAAAGAGAAGGAAGATCTTTTGTCCGACGAAACTATTCGTGAGAGGATGGATTCTATATTCAACATAGTTTCTGGCTATATGACACAATGGGTTGACGAAATCGATCTCGAATACAAAGACAGTATATATCGATTTAGTCCTTATAGCGCAACTGTTTTTGTCGATACCATAAAAGAGGGAGCAATTCCTTTAAAAAACTTAGGTAGCGGCTCTAATTGGGTTGGAGTGCACTTGCTCGCTTATTTTGCGTTCCAGAAATATCTTATTGAAAAGAACAGGCCCGTTCCTAGTTTTATTCTTCTTGACCAACCTTCGCAGATTTATTTTCCTAACCAAAAAGATAAAACTGATTGGGAGGCCGTGAAGAAAATTTATGCATTTATAGAAAATCGTGTAAAAGAAATGAATGGAAAATTACAGATTATTGTTTTGGATCACGCAGATTTTCCAGAAGACTTTGATTTTAAAAACGCGACGATTGAACGTTGGGATGGGGAAAATAATGCTTTGATACCTTATGAATGGATTAATGAAGAGTAA
- the mcrC gene encoding 5-methylcytosine-specific restriction endonuclease system specificity protein McrC produces the protein MIPVKNIYYMLSYAFKILNEGCYKSVSTESFENASDLFAAILIKGVSSLLSRGLSRSYIGVQDSILSVKGKINLSATIKENALIKREVVCEYDEFSPNEYQNKILKSTMILLLKADVSLERKKKLRKLLCFFREIDEIDVYKINWDLKFNRNNLHYRMLLGICQLVVKGLLQTQSDGCMKLRDYLDEQRMSRLYEKFVLEFYRREYPGLKVSASEIQWALDDDFDDRLPTMKTDIMLQLDESVLIIDTKWYSSVTQSKFDSHTWHSANMYQIFTYVKNKETELQGKPHKVSGMLLYAKTDEQIQPNHDYMMSGNKISVKSLDLNVDFTQIKACLNDIAREFIRG, from the coding sequence ATGATTCCTGTAAAAAACATATATTACATGCTTTCGTATGCCTTCAAGATATTGAATGAAGGCTGTTACAAAAGCGTGTCAACGGAATCTTTTGAAAACGCATCGGATTTATTTGCGGCTATTTTGATTAAGGGCGTTTCCAGCCTTTTGAGCCGTGGCTTGAGTCGAAGTTACATAGGTGTACAGGATTCTATTTTGAGCGTGAAGGGGAAAATAAACCTCTCGGCAACTATCAAGGAAAATGCCCTGATAAAAAGGGAAGTTGTCTGTGAATATGATGAATTTTCCCCGAATGAGTATCAGAATAAAATCCTGAAATCCACGATGATTCTTTTGCTGAAAGCAGATGTGTCTTTGGAGCGAAAGAAAAAGCTGAGAAAACTGCTATGCTTCTTCCGGGAGATAGACGAAATCGATGTTTATAAGATTAACTGGGATCTTAAGTTCAATCGGAATAATCTCCATTACAGGATGCTTCTCGGAATTTGTCAGTTAGTGGTGAAGGGGTTGCTTCAGACTCAATCGGATGGCTGTATGAAATTGCGGGATTACCTGGATGAACAACGCATGAGCCGATTGTATGAAAAATTCGTGCTTGAGTTTTACAGAAGGGAATATCCTGGATTGAAAGTTTCCGCCTCCGAAATTCAGTGGGCTTTGGACGACGATTTTGACGATCGGCTCCCGACCATGAAAACGGACATCATGCTGCAACTAGATGAATCCGTGCTGATTATTGATACTAAATGGTATAGTTCCGTCACACAGTCGAAATTTGATTCGCATACGTGGCATTCTGCGAATATGTACCAGATTTTTACGTATGTGAAGAATAAAGAAACCGAACTTCAAGGCAAGCCGCATAAGGTTTCGGGAATGCTTCTGTATGCGAAAACAGACGAACAAATTCAACCAAACCATGATTACATGATGAGCGGGAATAAAATAAGCGTGAAGAGCCTGGACTTGAATGTAGATTTTACTCAGATCAAGGCTTGCCTTAATGACATCGCTCGTGAGTTTATACGAGGATAA
- a CDS encoding chloride channel protein, producing the protein MNFSDFSKASQQFNQFSPEMKEQMMKMAKARVKEKLLKWFATPTFVLLGIVLGAVIGALTACFGDISDKLSAIRDANPLYFIPALAIGGAAIVFAYKKWGRWTERGMDQVFAVGLNKESDFPLVSIPMAAVSTWLTQLFGGSAGREGAAMQIGSALSYNISKKLPFENATHIMLVTGLAAGFAGIFQAPMAATAFALEVLLVGHLELGALLPAAAAAFTACKVSSMLGFHKFSVDLNSLLDASGFSANVFTNEGALDGKFLVKLALMGVLFGIVGGGFAKLLGLSQNFFAKKFPNSIKRIAIMGVGLSALLLVFFQGRYAGLGTNLLEMCFGIAGNADLIGNVAGYDWILKFALTILTLSAGFIGGVVTPLFAIGATFGVFVAGMFGMPVALAAALGFAAVFASASNTLWAPILIAGEIFGFNCLPAFFIVCTVAYICNGGQSIYKQKKIRIKI; encoded by the coding sequence ATGAATTTCAGCGACTTCAGCAAGGCGAGCCAACAGTTCAATCAGTTCAGCCCCGAGATGAAAGAACAAATGATGAAGATGGCAAAGGCTCGCGTTAAGGAAAAGTTACTCAAGTGGTTTGCAACACCGACATTCGTGCTGCTCGGGATTGTACTCGGCGCAGTCATTGGCGCACTCACCGCATGCTTCGGCGATATCAGCGACAAGCTTTCTGCAATCCGCGACGCAAACCCGCTGTACTTCATCCCCGCCCTCGCCATCGGCGGTGCTGCCATCGTATTCGCTTATAAGAAATGGGGACGCTGGACGGAACGCGGCATGGACCAGGTTTTCGCCGTAGGACTCAACAAGGAATCCGATTTCCCGCTCGTTTCTATCCCGATGGCAGCAGTGAGCACTTGGCTGACACAGCTCTTCGGCGGAAGCGCAGGCCGCGAAGGTGCCGCCATGCAAATCGGCTCCGCACTCTCGTATAACATAAGTAAGAAGTTGCCGTTCGAAAACGCAACACACATTATGCTCGTGACAGGGCTTGCCGCAGGCTTTGCAGGAATTTTCCAGGCCCCGATGGCAGCTACAGCATTCGCATTGGAAGTTCTGCTCGTCGGACACTTGGAACTTGGCGCATTGTTGCCCGCTGCCGCTGCCGCATTCACGGCCTGCAAAGTTTCAAGCATGCTCGGATTCCACAAGTTCAGCGTGGACTTGAATTCGCTTCTTGATGCAAGCGGATTCTCGGCAAACGTGTTCACAAACGAAGGCGCGCTCGACGGCAAGTTCCTCGTGAAGCTTGCGCTGATGGGAGTGCTCTTCGGAATTGTCGGTGGCGGTTTTGCAAAGTTGCTTGGACTTTCGCAAAACTTTTTCGCAAAGAAATTCCCAAACAGCATTAAGCGAATCGCCATTATGGGTGTGGGTCTAAGTGCACTTTTACTCGTGTTCTTCCAGGGACGCTACGCAGGACTTGGAACAAACTTGTTGGAAATGTGCTTTGGAATCGCCGGGAATGCAGACTTGATTGGGAACGTCGCCGGGTACGACTGGATTCTGAAATTCGCTCTCACAATTCTTACACTCTCCGCAGGATTCATTGGCGGTGTCGTCACCCCGCTTTTCGCCATCGGCGCTACGTTTGGCGTATTCGTTGCAGGGATGTTCGGGATGCCCGTTGCCCTCGCCGCAGCACTCGGCTTTGCCGCCGTGTTCGCAAGCGCAAGCAATACACTCTGGGCCCCCATCCTCATCGCAGGCGAAATTTTCGGATTCAATTGCCTCCCCGCATTCTTCATCGTCTGCACGGTCGCCTATATCTGCAACGGCGGACAATCGATTTACAAGCAAAAGAAGATTAGGATCAAGATTTAA
- a CDS encoding CotH kinase family protein, whose product MKKIFSGVALFGISFGLVLSACGDSNDSSFSPAAPGIGEISSDSNDGQLGGWSSSAGVPGLSSAGIPGGSSAGVPGMSSPVAQSSSSALVPSSSAQDPPASSAATVIPHFEGNSPVFFSEVSPTNANLKDNDGNDPGWVEFYNSSDAPVSLKGYSLTDDLSNPSRWFFGNATIPAKSYMIVFLSGKNYPDYVLPSDSLNMMSSDCSSESAAGGMGGFNFPGMGGGMGGDWGGGMGGYPGGGSSGSNVDNLQGKSTLCFNENGAIQIGAVMKVAQGGDYSRVVVKTNNASSLSKVNQLVVRGFITKNHKIRVNFKEGESLSNWSGKNLRGTGDLSSVFYVRLDDNAKDLKRNNVTATTFATETQGSESTTIQITSYIARNRGHEPHASFKVDKDGGALYFINAEGAMLDSVRFGAVPTTASWSRDGAGKWGLATPSPYGNTIGEVFAEQVQVAEVNIPPSGFYTSAVTATFPAGTRCEQGGTEPTTNSPVVQTTVTISATTVLRCRAYAGGSYPSEEIIRTYVFEKQPSLASIFVTTDPLSMFSPDSGLYMTGNGAAMMDPKKGANFWSNRELPVYVEMFEPGKPQAPAFGVMGDYKISGQYSRAKEKKSFAVTLREEYGEKRLKYTLFPDHPELKKFKAFSLRNFGNNSGDDYVRDRLGTSMTEGLGVDYQRGRYVIVYYNGKYYGIHDLRERNNEYYYETKYGYDPNDIDLLATTSSGTDEASVGSSADYKSMLEWLQSNDLKSDANYKKIADQVDVDNYMNYMQAEMFLNNSDWPHNNMKKWRVASQKTKWKWFLYDTDFGFGVSYNTQTGNVFSYVTNRSGTSGMGMGIGFGGGMGGGQQTGGAISEHTILMIRLLENESFKNAFINRFCVLLSMNFSADRLLKRINDLQSQVESEMARDQEFWGYNASSMSNNLATVKSFAQSRQATIREQMESYFTLSSPAEMTLSSQGSGTILVDGLQLDKSSMTVSFYRDVPVTLTAQANSGSTFTGWSDGVTDATRKVNPGEVTSVTAVFR is encoded by the coding sequence ATGAAAAAAATCTTTTCTGGTGTAGCGTTATTTGGGATTAGTTTTGGTTTGGTTTTATCCGCTTGCGGTGATTCTAACGATTCTTCGTTTAGTCCTGCAGCTCCGGGAATTGGTGAAATTAGCTCCGATTCCAATGACGGTCAATTGGGCGGTTGGTCCAGTTCGGCTGGCGTCCCGGGACTTTCTTCAGCTGGCATTCCGGGAGGTTCCTCCGCGGGTGTTCCGGGAATGTCGTCTCCTGTTGCGCAGTCATCTTCCTCGGCTTTAGTTCCCTCTTCTAGTGCTCAGGATCCGCCGGCTTCGAGCGCTGCTACTGTTATTCCGCATTTCGAAGGGAATAGCCCGGTGTTCTTCTCGGAAGTTTCTCCGACAAATGCAAATCTCAAGGACAATGACGGTAACGATCCGGGATGGGTCGAATTTTACAACTCGTCCGATGCTCCGGTGAGTTTGAAGGGCTATTCGCTTACGGATGATTTGTCTAATCCTAGTCGTTGGTTTTTTGGTAACGCAACAATTCCAGCCAAGAGCTACATGATCGTTTTCCTTTCGGGCAAGAATTATCCTGACTATGTCTTGCCTTCTGATTCGCTTAATATGATGAGCTCGGATTGCAGTTCTGAATCTGCTGCGGGTGGCATGGGCGGATTCAATTTCCCCGGCATGGGTGGTGGCATGGGCGGTGATTGGGGCGGCGGCATGGGTGGCTATCCTGGTGGCGGGTCTTCTGGTAGCAATGTCGATAATTTGCAAGGCAAGTCAACGCTCTGCTTTAACGAAAATGGCGCTATTCAGATTGGTGCTGTAATGAAAGTGGCTCAGGGCGGGGATTATTCGCGTGTGGTTGTCAAAACCAATAATGCATCTAGCCTTAGCAAGGTCAACCAGCTTGTTGTGCGTGGCTTTATCACCAAAAATCATAAAATCCGTGTGAACTTTAAGGAAGGTGAATCGCTTAGCAATTGGAGCGGCAAGAATCTTCGCGGTACGGGCGATTTGTCATCGGTGTTCTATGTTCGTCTAGACGATAATGCAAAGGATCTCAAACGGAACAACGTAACGGCGACAACATTTGCTACTGAAACTCAGGGCAGTGAATCGACGACCATCCAGATTACATCGTATATTGCCCGCAATCGCGGACATGAACCGCATGCATCGTTCAAGGTGGACAAGGACGGCGGTGCTCTGTACTTTATAAATGCCGAAGGCGCTATGCTTGACTCCGTTCGTTTTGGCGCTGTTCCGACGACCGCTTCCTGGTCACGTGATGGAGCTGGCAAGTGGGGGCTTGCAACGCCGTCGCCTTACGGTAATACGATCGGTGAGGTCTTTGCCGAACAGGTTCAAGTTGCTGAAGTGAACATTCCGCCTTCTGGATTCTACACGTCTGCGGTGACGGCTACATTCCCGGCGGGCACACGTTGCGAACAGGGCGGTACTGAACCGACAACAAACTCTCCGGTGGTGCAGACTACGGTGACGATTAGTGCTACGACGGTCTTGCGTTGCCGAGCTTATGCCGGCGGCTCCTACCCGAGTGAAGAAATTATTCGTACTTATGTTTTCGAAAAGCAGCCTTCACTTGCATCGATTTTTGTGACGACAGATCCGCTCTCCATGTTCAGTCCGGATTCCGGCCTTTATATGACGGGTAATGGCGCTGCCATGATGGATCCGAAGAAGGGGGCGAACTTCTGGAGTAACCGTGAACTCCCGGTCTATGTGGAAATGTTTGAACCTGGCAAACCGCAGGCACCCGCGTTTGGCGTGATGGGCGACTACAAGATTTCTGGACAGTACAGCCGTGCTAAAGAGAAGAAATCGTTTGCCGTGACTTTGCGCGAAGAATATGGTGAAAAGCGCCTCAAATACACGCTCTTCCCGGATCATCCGGAACTTAAGAAGTTCAAGGCGTTCTCGCTCAGAAACTTTGGTAACAATTCCGGTGACGATTACGTACGTGATCGCTTGGGAACGTCAATGACGGAAGGACTTGGCGTGGATTACCAGCGTGGCCGTTATGTTATTGTGTATTACAATGGCAAGTATTATGGCATCCACGATTTGCGCGAACGCAATAATGAATATTATTATGAAACCAAGTATGGATACGACCCGAACGATATCGACCTTCTCGCAACAACATCAAGCGGTACGGATGAAGCGAGTGTAGGTTCTTCTGCCGATTATAAGTCTATGCTGGAATGGCTGCAGAGCAACGACTTGAAATCGGATGCGAACTACAAGAAAATTGCAGACCAGGTTGATGTTGACAACTACATGAATTACATGCAAGCTGAAATGTTCTTGAACAATAGCGACTGGCCGCACAACAACATGAAAAAGTGGCGTGTTGCAAGCCAGAAGACGAAATGGAAATGGTTCTTGTACGATACGGACTTTGGTTTTGGCGTGTCTTACAATACTCAGACTGGAAACGTGTTCAGTTATGTGACAAACCGCAGTGGAACGAGTGGCATGGGCATGGGTATTGGCTTCGGTGGCGGTATGGGCGGTGGTCAGCAGACTGGCGGCGCTATTTCCGAACACACGATTCTCATGATTCGCTTGCTCGAAAATGAATCGTTCAAGAATGCGTTTATCAACCGATTCTGCGTACTGTTGTCCATGAACTTCTCGGCGGACAGGCTTCTCAAGCGCATCAACGATTTGCAGTCTCAGGTGGAATCTGAAATGGCCCGCGACCAGGAATTCTGGGGCTATAATGCTTCTAGCATGAGCAACAACTTGGCGACCGTGAAGAGCTTTGCTCAGTCTCGTCAGGCGACAATTCGTGAACAGATGGAATCGTATTTTACGCTTTCGTCTCCGGCGGAAATGACGCTTAGCTCGCAGGGATCAGGAACGATTCTCGTGGATGGCCTCCAGCTGGACAAGTCTTCAATGACAGTCTCGTTCTACAGGGATGTTCCTGTCACGCTTACGGCTCAGGCGAATTCTGGAAGTACGTTCACGGGCTGGAGCGATGGCGTTACGGATGCAACCCGCAAGGTGAACCCGGGTGAAGTCACGTCTGTTACTGCCGTGTTCAGGTAG
- a CDS encoding ACT domain-containing protein, translating to MKIPQVSVFVSNRPGRLQAVCRSLADAGINLLSLTLADSGEFGLIRLIVNDSEKAVNVLAKAGLSATVTDVVACPVADKVGGLADLLDVLGDLQIDYMYAYPSECSTATNVMILRFSDTDKALKVLEEKNFKTLSTTEMLG from the coding sequence ATGAAAATTCCACAGGTTTCAGTTTTCGTGTCGAACCGCCCGGGTCGCCTCCAGGCTGTTTGCCGCTCGCTCGCTGATGCAGGCATCAACCTCCTCTCGCTCACGCTCGCCGATTCCGGCGAATTCGGCCTTATCCGCCTGATTGTGAACGATTCCGAAAAGGCTGTCAATGTGCTTGCCAAGGCTGGCCTCAGCGCAACCGTCACTGACGTTGTCGCATGCCCTGTTGCAGATAAGGTCGGCGGTCTTGCAGACCTTCTCGACGTTCTCGGCGACTTGCAGATTGACTACATGTACGCCTACCCGTCCGAATGCTCGACAGCAACAAACGTCATGATTCTTCGCTTCAGCGATACGGATAAGGCGCTCAAGGTCTTGGAAGAAAAGAACTTCAAGACTCTCAGCACCACAGAAATGCTGGGCTAA
- a CDS encoding phenylacetate--CoA ligase family protein — MRSTAWNDEENKILPEMALDFMPEEKLRELQLQRLRATVKLAYEKVPLFHERMVEKGVKPEDIKTLKDIVKIPFSMKKDLRDTYPYGLFAVDMSEVVRLHASSGTTGKPIVVGYTKEDMEVWAQVVKRGLLACGFRSTDIVQNFYGYGLFTGGLGIHGGFEALGATVVPISGGNTERQVMLMKDFGVTAVGGTPSYFVRIIDVAEKMGVDISKLNVKRGIFGAEPWSDGMRDYIEEKTGIKAYDIYGLSEIVGPGVGCECECRDGIHIFEDHFYPEIVDPETLEPLPDGEEGELVISTLSKRAMPILRYRTRDITAIEKTKCKCGRTIRRIRRIGRRSDDMIIMRGVNVFPSQIETALLRAEKALPHYQIVLDTKNNMDTLEVKVEVSRDMVSDSMSDMEQLSKKFKHSIEQILGISVIVTLCEPDSLPRSEGKAKRVIDNRKKI, encoded by the coding sequence ATGCGATCTACAGCCTGGAACGACGAAGAAAACAAAATCTTGCCCGAAATGGCGCTTGATTTTATGCCCGAAGAAAAATTACGCGAATTGCAGTTGCAGCGTTTGCGTGCAACCGTGAAGCTCGCCTACGAGAAGGTCCCGCTGTTCCACGAACGCATGGTCGAAAAGGGCGTCAAGCCCGAAGACATCAAGACTTTAAAGGATATCGTAAAGATTCCGTTCTCCATGAAGAAGGACTTGCGCGATACCTATCCATACGGTCTCTTTGCCGTGGACATGAGCGAAGTCGTGCGCCTGCACGCAAGCTCCGGCACCACCGGTAAGCCGATCGTTGTCGGTTACACCAAGGAAGACATGGAAGTCTGGGCACAGGTCGTGAAGCGTGGCCTCCTCGCCTGCGGTTTCCGCAGCACGGACATTGTGCAGAACTTCTACGGCTACGGCCTCTTCACTGGCGGCCTTGGCATTCACGGCGGTTTCGAAGCCCTCGGCGCAACAGTCGTGCCGATTAGCGGCGGCAATACCGAACGCCAGGTGATGCTCATGAAGGACTTCGGCGTGACCGCAGTCGGTGGCACCCCGAGCTACTTTGTCCGCATCATTGACGTTGCCGAAAAGATGGGCGTCGATATTTCCAAGTTGAACGTGAAGCGCGGCATCTTCGGTGCAGAACCGTGGAGCGACGGCATGCGCGACTACATCGAAGAAAAGACGGGCATCAAGGCTTACGACATTTACGGTCTTTCTGAAATTGTCGGCCCGGGCGTGGGTTGCGAATGCGAATGCCGCGACGGCATCCACATTTTCGAAGACCACTTCTACCCCGAAATCGTGGACCCGGAAACGCTCGAACCGCTTCCGGACGGCGAAGAAGGCGAACTCGTCATCAGTACGCTCAGCAAGCGCGCTATGCCGATCCTCCGCTACCGTACCCGCGACATCACCGCTATCGAAAAGACCAAGTGCAAGTGCGGCCGTACTATCCGCCGTATCCGCCGCATTGGCCGCCGCAGCGACGACATGATCATCATGCGTGGCGTGAACGTGTTCCCGAGCCAGATCGAAACGGCTCTCCTCCGCGCCGAAAAGGCTTTGCCGCACTACCAGATTGTACTCGATACCAAGAACAACATGGACACGCTCGAAGTCAAGGTTGAAGTTTCTCGCGACATGGTGAGCGACTCCATGAGCGATATGGAACAGCTCTCCAAGAAGTTCAAGCACTCCATCGAACAGATTCTCGGCATCTCCGTGATTGTCACGCTCTGCGAACCGGATTCTCTGCCGCGTAGCGAAGGCAAGGCCAAGCGCGTCATCGACAACAGAAAGAAGATTTAA